A section of the Rubrobacter naiadicus genome encodes:
- a CDS encoding Mrp/NBP35 family ATP-binding protein — MANLFRRREDRRRQDGPTEDAVREALRDVRDPEIGRDIVSLNMVRGIEIDGGRVRVGVALTTAGCPLKHRITKDVTDRLKMVEGVSEVDVDFGVMTDADRQNLMNSLSGGEREIASAFRDESKTRIVAVVSGKGGVGKSTVAVNLAAALQRAGKTVQILDADVHGASVPVMLGALQKPNVIDGVIFPIESPTGLKFISMGNFVGEGQAIIWRAPIVNKALAQLMRDVYWGEPDFVIVDMPPGTGDVALTVAQMIPKAEALVVTTPQADAARVAVKAGKMAVQAHLKLDGVVENMSYAECPECGHEMRIFGGDGGERVAAELGSRILGRIPILPDTTGEPGRCLFEEGSSPARAFDEIAASISSMKVRKRIQVL; from the coding sequence GTGGCTAACCTTTTCCGCAGACGGGAGGATAGGCGTCGACAGGACGGGCCGACCGAGGACGCCGTCCGGGAGGCTTTGAGAGACGTCCGCGACCCGGAGATAGGGCGCGATATCGTCTCTCTCAACATGGTCCGCGGCATCGAGATCGACGGCGGCAGGGTCAGGGTGGGGGTTGCTCTCACCACCGCCGGTTGTCCTCTCAAGCACCGGATCACGAAGGACGTCACCGACCGCCTGAAGATGGTGGAAGGCGTCTCCGAGGTAGACGTCGACTTCGGCGTGATGACCGACGCCGACCGGCAGAACCTGATGAACTCCCTCTCGGGAGGAGAACGTGAGATCGCCTCTGCCTTCCGCGACGAGTCGAAGACCCGCATCGTCGCCGTCGTCAGTGGCAAGGGCGGAGTCGGTAAGAGCACCGTCGCGGTCAACCTCGCGGCTGCGCTTCAGCGGGCGGGCAAGACCGTCCAGATCCTCGACGCCGACGTGCACGGGGCTTCGGTGCCGGTGATGCTCGGGGCTCTGCAGAAGCCCAACGTCATAGACGGCGTCATCTTCCCGATAGAGTCCCCGACCGGGCTCAAGTTCATCTCGATGGGGAACTTCGTCGGCGAGGGGCAGGCGATCATCTGGCGCGCCCCGATCGTCAACAAAGCGCTCGCCCAGCTCATGCGCGACGTCTACTGGGGCGAGCCGGACTTCGTGATCGTGGACATGCCCCCCGGCACCGGCGACGTGGCCCTCACGGTGGCGCAGATGATCCCGAAGGCCGAGGCGCTCGTCGTGACAACCCCGCAGGCCGACGCCGCGCGCGTCGCCGTGAAAGCCGGGAAGATGGCCGTTCAGGCCCACCTCAAGCTCGACGGCGTGGTCGAGAACATGAGCTACGCCGAGTGCCCGGAGTGCGGCCACGAGATGAGGATCTTCGGCGGCGACGGCGGCGAGAGGGTCGCCGCGGAGCTCGGCTCGCGCATCCTCGGGCGCATCCCGATCCTGCCGGATACGACGGGTGAGCCCGGAAGGTGCCTCTTCGAGGAGGGCAGCTCCCCGGCGCGTGCTTTCGACGAGATCGCGGCGAGCATCTCCAGCATGAAGGTCCGCAAGAGGATACAGGTTCTCTAG
- the sucC gene encoding ADP-forming succinate--CoA ligase subunit beta has protein sequence MDLYEHQGKELLRGFGIETLPSIVAATPEEARRAAETLGGGTVAVKAQVLTGGRGKAGGIKVVGSPTEAEQAAEAVLAMEIRGHRVRKVLVEAGAEIEREMYLSVTVDREAKAPLILFSTEGGVDIEEVAATKPESIVRVHANPLVGLLPYQVRRLTSAAGLSGEAAKSFGRTLSNLFEAFEKLDANLVEINPLVLTRDGNIVALDAKVTVDDSALFRHPDIAEMRDVEAADPQERRAREVSLQYVKLGGDVGILGNGAGLVMSTLDVVAQAGGEPANFCDVGGGADAEKIATALDIVTSNENVRSVFFNIFGGITRGDEVAKGLLSAIERTSIDLPIVVRLDGTNAEEGLKILSENTPQNVHTEKTMLDAARRAVELASEGGR, from the coding sequence TTGGATCTTTACGAGCATCAAGGCAAGGAGTTGCTGCGCGGTTTCGGCATCGAGACGCTGCCGTCGATCGTCGCCGCCACGCCGGAGGAAGCAAGAAGGGCGGCCGAGACGCTCGGCGGCGGGACGGTAGCGGTCAAGGCCCAGGTCCTGACGGGAGGTCGGGGCAAGGCCGGGGGCATCAAGGTGGTCGGGAGCCCCACCGAAGCCGAGCAGGCAGCAGAGGCTGTCCTCGCGATGGAGATCCGGGGACACAGGGTCCGCAAGGTGCTGGTCGAAGCCGGGGCCGAGATAGAGCGGGAGATGTACCTCTCCGTCACCGTCGACCGCGAGGCCAAGGCTCCGCTCATCCTCTTCTCGACCGAGGGCGGGGTGGACATCGAGGAGGTCGCCGCGACCAAGCCCGAGTCGATAGTCCGGGTGCACGCCAACCCGCTCGTCGGGCTGTTGCCCTATCAGGTGAGGCGGCTGACGTCCGCCGCGGGGCTGTCGGGTGAAGCGGCGAAGAGCTTCGGCAGGACGCTCTCGAACCTCTTCGAGGCCTTCGAGAAGCTGGATGCGAACCTGGTCGAGATCAACCCGCTCGTCCTCACCCGCGACGGCAACATCGTCGCGCTCGACGCGAAGGTCACGGTGGACGATTCGGCCCTCTTCAGGCACCCGGACATCGCCGAGATGCGCGACGTCGAGGCCGCGGATCCGCAGGAGCGGCGCGCCCGGGAGGTCTCGCTGCAGTACGTCAAGCTCGGCGGGGACGTCGGCATCCTCGGGAACGGCGCGGGGCTCGTGATGAGCACGCTGGACGTGGTCGCGCAGGCCGGGGGCGAGCCGGCGAACTTCTGCGACGTGGGCGGCGGGGCGGACGCCGAGAAGATCGCGACCGCGCTCGACATCGTCACCTCCAACGAGAACGTGAGGAGCGTCTTCTTCAACATCTTCGGCGGCATAACCCGCGGAGACGAGGTGGCGAAGGGCCTCCTCTCCGCGATAGAGCGCACCAGCATAGACCTCCCGATAGTCGTCAGGCTCGACGGGACCAACGCCGAGGAGGGCCTGAAGATCCTCTCGGAGAACACCCCGCAGAACGTGCACACCGAGAAGACGATGCTCGACGCGGCCCGCCGGGCGGTCGAGCTCGCGAGCGAAGGGGGTCGGTAG
- a CDS encoding MBL fold metallo-hydrolase — protein MSEQKITVSGSKVVVLDDGTFITDAGNLLGVKSRARIKGAMHPILLDTGEGNVLIDAGFGPELPASLEGRYELRRKLDLLESMREAGYRPEEVTAIILSHLDPDHIGWALRPRSFPNATVYVQRAALEEARKMPEEEERHEAVPLVERAVEEGWCELLEGEREILPGVRVEVRPGHAEGHQIVWIGSGEELALYTGDLAPAKIWLDPDLISSVDTDPKAARTNRIEVLSEAARLDAPVILYHEPTEPLVRVRRTEKGFEAVPLGS, from the coding sequence GTGTCTGAGCAAAAGATCACGGTTTCCGGATCGAAGGTGGTCGTGCTCGACGACGGGACCTTCATCACCGACGCGGGCAACCTGCTCGGCGTGAAGAGCCGGGCGAGGATAAAGGGAGCGATGCACCCCATCCTGCTCGATACCGGGGAAGGGAACGTCCTGATCGACGCGGGCTTCGGGCCGGAGCTCCCTGCCTCTCTCGAAGGCCGCTACGAACTGAGGAGAAAGCTGGACCTGCTCGAGAGCATGAGAGAAGCAGGATACAGACCGGAGGAGGTCACGGCCATCATCCTCAGCCACCTCGACCCGGACCACATCGGCTGGGCGCTGAGACCGAGGAGCTTCCCGAACGCGACGGTCTACGTGCAGCGGGCCGCACTGGAAGAGGCCCGGAAGATGCCGGAAGAGGAGGAGCGCCACGAGGCCGTCCCGCTCGTCGAGCGGGCGGTGGAGGAGGGCTGGTGCGAGCTGCTCGAAGGGGAGCGGGAGATCCTCCCGGGCGTGAGGGTCGAGGTGCGCCCGGGACACGCCGAGGGACATCAGATCGTCTGGATAGGGTCCGGCGAAGAGCTGGCGCTCTACACCGGGGATCTCGCACCGGCGAAGATCTGGCTCGACCCCGACCTCATAAGCTCCGTGGACACCGACCCGAAGGCCGCCCGCACAAACCGCATCGAGGTGCTCTCCGAGGCCGCGCGTCTCGACGCCCCGGTCATCCTCTACCACGAACCCACGGAACCCCTTGTGAGGGTCAGGCGCACCGAGAAGGGGTTCGAAGCGGTCCCTCTCGGGTCCTAG
- the mce gene encoding methylmalonyl-CoA epimerase, whose product MIGRVHHVAYAVGDLRSAVAFYEEVFGMRHLQTEMSEEQGVLAARLQAGDVELELLQPTNPDSPVGRFLARRGEGMHHVAYLVPNLERALGELESRGVELVDREPRVGLGGRRIAFLHPQSTFGVLTELVEERGE is encoded by the coding sequence TTGATCGGGCGGGTTCATCACGTCGCGTACGCCGTTGGGGATCTCAGGTCGGCGGTCGCCTTCTACGAAGAGGTTTTCGGGATGCGGCACCTTCAGACCGAGATGAGCGAAGAGCAGGGGGTGCTCGCGGCGCGCCTTCAGGCCGGAGATGTGGAGCTGGAGCTGCTGCAGCCCACCAATCCGGACTCCCCCGTGGGTCGTTTTCTCGCCCGGCGGGGTGAAGGCATGCACCACGTCGCTTACCTCGTCCCGAACCTCGAGCGGGCGCTCGGAGAGCTCGAGAGCCGGGGGGTCGAGCTCGTGGACCGCGAGCCGCGGGTCGGCTTGGGAGGGAGAAGGATCGCCTTTCTCCATCCGCAGAGCACCTTCGGCGTCCTCACCGAGCTCGTCGAGGAGAGGGGGGAGTAA
- a CDS encoding acyl-CoA mutase large subunit family protein, which produces MSSGEKLFTESGIEVRPFYGPDDLERFDYGEKLGDPGEYPYTRGVYPTMYRGRPWTMRQYAGFGTAEETNRRFRHLIERGQTGLSVAFDLPTQMGLDSDHPLAASEVGKVGVAVDSILDMRELFSGIPLGSVSTSMTINATAPILLLLYQMVAEEQGVPRERISGTTQNDILKEYLARGTYVYPPGPSMRLATDLISYCARELPRWNPISISGYHIREAGADAVQEVAFTLADAVAYVEAALGAGLEVDRFAPRLSFFFSAHSDLFEEVAKFRAARRMWAKIMRERFGARDHRSLRLRFHAQTAGSTLTAQQPENNIVRTTVEALAAVLGGTQSLHTNAYDEALALPTERSATLALRTQQILAHESGLTRVADPLGGSYFVERLTDEVEEAAWRYLRQIEERGGAVRAVEEGYMQREIEESAFQRQLELERGERVVVGVNRYEVPGEEPEIELHTVGDSVGEVQRDRLHRLREMRSTGAVKRALAELKRAALSGENLLYPMKEALRNLATLGEVSDTLREVFGEYRP; this is translated from the coding sequence TTGTCCTCCGGCGAGAAGCTCTTCACGGAGAGCGGGATAGAGGTTCGCCCCTTCTACGGACCCGACGACCTCGAACGCTTCGACTACGGCGAGAAGCTCGGTGATCCCGGCGAGTACCCCTACACCCGCGGTGTCTACCCGACGATGTACCGCGGACGTCCCTGGACGATGCGCCAGTACGCCGGTTTCGGCACCGCCGAGGAGACCAACCGGCGCTTCCGGCACCTCATAGAGCGGGGCCAGACCGGACTGTCCGTCGCCTTCGACCTTCCGACCCAGATGGGGCTCGACTCCGACCACCCGCTCGCCGCGAGCGAGGTGGGCAAGGTCGGGGTGGCGGTCGACTCGATCCTGGACATGCGCGAGCTCTTCAGCGGCATACCGCTCGGTTCGGTCTCGACCTCCATGACGATAAACGCCACGGCCCCCATCCTGCTCCTCCTCTACCAGATGGTCGCCGAAGAGCAGGGGGTGCCGCGGGAGAGGATCTCCGGCACCACCCAGAACGACATACTCAAGGAGTATCTGGCGCGGGGCACCTACGTCTATCCACCCGGACCCTCGATGCGTCTCGCCACCGACCTGATCTCCTACTGCGCCCGCGAGCTGCCCCGCTGGAACCCGATCTCCATCTCCGGCTACCACATCCGCGAGGCGGGCGCCGACGCCGTGCAGGAGGTCGCCTTCACGCTCGCCGACGCGGTGGCCTACGTCGAGGCGGCCCTCGGGGCCGGGCTCGAGGTGGACCGCTTCGCCCCCCGGCTCTCCTTCTTCTTCAGCGCCCACAGCGATCTCTTCGAAGAGGTCGCCAAGTTCCGGGCTGCCAGGCGCATGTGGGCGAAGATCATGCGGGAGCGGTTCGGGGCCAGGGATCACAGGAGCCTCAGGTTGCGCTTCCACGCCCAGACTGCCGGTTCCACGCTCACCGCACAGCAGCCCGAGAACAACATCGTGCGCACCACCGTCGAGGCGCTCGCGGCCGTGCTCGGTGGTACCCAGTCGCTGCACACCAACGCCTACGACGAGGCTCTCGCGCTCCCCACCGAACGCAGCGCGACGCTGGCGCTGCGCACCCAGCAGATCCTCGCGCACGAGAGTGGCCTCACGCGCGTTGCCGACCCGCTCGGCGGTTCGTACTTCGTCGAGCGGCTCACGGACGAGGTGGAGGAGGCCGCGTGGAGGTATCTCCGGCAGATAGAGGAGCGCGGGGGTGCGGTCCGGGCGGTGGAGGAGGGATATATGCAGCGCGAGATCGAAGAATCCGCCTTCCAGCGTCAGCTCGAGCTCGAACGTGGAGAGCGCGTCGTCGTGGGCGTCAACCGCTACGAGGTCCCCGGGGAGGAGCCTGAGATAGAGCTTCACACCGTCGGGGATTCCGTCGGAGAGGTGCAGCGCGACAGGCTCCACCGGCTCAGGGAGATGCGCAGCACCGGGGCGGTCAAGCGGGCGCTCGCGGAGCTCAAGCGGGCCGCGCTCTCCGGCGAAAACCTCCTCTATCCGATGAAAGAGGCTCTGCGTAACCTCGCCACCCTGGGGGAGGTCTCCGACACCCTGCGCGAGGTCTTCGGCGAATACCGGCCGTGA
- a CDS encoding malate dehydrogenase, protein MSKTVTVTGAAGAIGYAILFRIASGQMLGPDQKIRLKLLEIEPALKAAEGTAMELYDCAFPLLESIDITADPKEAFDGANVCLLIGARPRQRGMERADLLEANGQIFKPQGRAINDHAADDVRVLVVGNPANTNCLIAMNNAPDVPRERFSAMTRLDENRAVSMLAQKLDVGIEDIRDLVVWGNHSPTMFPDLFNARVKGQRAVDLVEMDWYENEYIPRVGKRGAEIIEARGASSAASAANAAIDHVHDWMLGAEGLHSMAVASSGEYGVEEGLVSSFPVRLSGGGEYEIAEGLEVGDFARSKIEITVGELKEERDAVRQLGLIG, encoded by the coding sequence GTGTCGAAGACCGTGACCGTCACCGGCGCCGCAGGCGCCATCGGGTACGCGATACTGTTCAGGATAGCCTCGGGTCAGATGCTCGGCCCCGACCAGAAGATCCGGCTGAAGCTGCTGGAGATAGAACCCGCCCTCAAGGCCGCCGAGGGCACCGCGATGGAGCTCTACGACTGCGCCTTTCCCCTCCTGGAGTCCATAGACATCACCGCCGACCCCAAGGAGGCCTTCGACGGCGCGAACGTCTGCCTGCTCATCGGCGCCCGACCTCGCCAGAGGGGGATGGAGCGGGCCGACCTTCTGGAGGCGAACGGTCAGATCTTCAAGCCCCAGGGCCGGGCCATAAACGACCACGCCGCCGACGACGTGCGCGTGCTGGTCGTCGGCAACCCGGCGAACACCAACTGCCTGATCGCGATGAACAACGCCCCGGACGTCCCGCGCGAGCGCTTCAGCGCGATGACCCGCCTCGACGAGAACCGCGCCGTCTCGATGCTCGCCCAGAAGCTGGACGTGGGTATCGAGGACATCCGGGACCTCGTCGTGTGGGGCAACCACTCGCCGACGATGTTCCCCGACCTCTTCAACGCCAGGGTGAAGGGCCAGCGGGCCGTGGATTTGGTAGAGATGGACTGGTACGAGAACGAGTACATCCCGCGCGTCGGCAAGCGCGGCGCGGAGATCATCGAAGCCCGCGGCGCCTCCTCGGCCGCCTCGGCGGCGAACGCCGCCATAGACCACGTCCACGACTGGATGCTGGGCGCCGAAGGCCTCCACTCGATGGCCGTCGCCTCGAGCGGCGAGTACGGCGTCGAGGAGGGCCTCGTCTCCTCTTTCCCGGTGCGGCTCTCGGGCGGCGGCGAGTACGAGATCGCCGAAGGGCTCGAAGTCGGGGACTTCGCCCGCTCGAAGATCGAGATCACCGTCGGCGAGCTGAAAGAAGAACGTGACGCGGTCAGGCAGCTTGGTCTGATCGGCTGA
- a CDS encoding nitroreductase family protein gives MEVSEAIESRRSVGRVKQDPVPRELVEKILESAIHAPNHRITEPWRFYVFVGRGRGRLARARAELARIMAEEEGEDEELAAGRISRERKKAFRAPVVIAVISKGGRDEVETIENYAACCAAVQNMQLTAHDLGLGCMWRTGAAAYHGYMRDFFGLEEKDSIVAYLYIGYPDAPKTRRRRSPVERMTTWYEG, from the coding sequence TTGGAGGTAAGCGAGGCCATAGAGTCGCGCAGGAGCGTGGGGAGGGTCAAACAGGATCCGGTCCCTCGTGAGCTCGTCGAAAAGATCCTGGAGAGCGCAATACACGCTCCGAACCACAGGATCACCGAGCCGTGGCGCTTTTATGTCTTCGTCGGGCGGGGCCGGGGCAGGCTGGCCCGGGCGAGGGCCGAGCTGGCGCGCATCATGGCCGAGGAGGAGGGTGAGGACGAGGAGCTCGCGGCGGGGCGCATAAGCCGTGAGCGCAAAAAGGCTTTCCGGGCGCCGGTCGTGATCGCGGTTATCTCGAAAGGCGGGCGCGACGAGGTCGAGACGATCGAGAACTACGCGGCCTGCTGCGCGGCCGTGCAGAACATGCAGCTCACCGCGCACGACCTCGGGCTTGGTTGCATGTGGCGCACCGGCGCCGCAGCGTACCACGGCTACATGCGGGACTTTTTCGGCCTCGAGGAGAAGGACAGCATCGTCGCCTACCTCTACATCGGCTACCCGGATGCCCCGAAGACCCGGCGCAGACGCAGCCCGGTCGAGCGGATGACGACCTGGTACGAGGGCTAG
- the sucD gene encoding succinate--CoA ligase subunit alpha yields MAILVDENTRLLVQGITGREGSFHTRRMLASGTNVVAGVTPGKGGQSFEGIPVFDSVEEAVEQTGANTGVIFVPPPFAADAIFEELDAGIGTICCITEGIPVHDMLRVSGYLPLKEATLIGPNCPGIFSPGKANVSIMPADIFKPGRVGVVSRSGTLTYQIVSELTQRGIGQSTAVGIGGDPVIGSDFVEILRKFEEDPETECVVMIGEIGGNAEQRAAEFWKSEMKTPVVAYIAGFTAPEGKTMGHAGAIVSGGESTAEAKSQALQKAGIKAATNPTEVGELVAGIVG; encoded by the coding sequence GTGGCGATCCTGGTAGACGAGAACACCCGGCTCCTGGTCCAGGGGATAACCGGGCGCGAGGGCAGCTTCCACACGCGGAGGATGCTCGCGAGCGGCACCAACGTGGTCGCCGGTGTCACGCCGGGCAAGGGCGGCCAGAGCTTCGAGGGTATCCCGGTCTTCGACTCGGTCGAGGAGGCCGTGGAACAGACCGGGGCGAACACCGGCGTGATCTTCGTCCCCCCGCCCTTCGCCGCCGACGCCATCTTCGAGGAGCTGGACGCCGGGATCGGCACGATCTGCTGCATCACCGAGGGCATCCCGGTGCACGACATGCTCCGCGTCTCGGGGTACCTGCCGCTCAAGGAGGCGACCCTCATCGGGCCGAACTGCCCGGGCATCTTCTCCCCCGGCAAGGCGAACGTCTCGATCATGCCGGCCGACATCTTCAAGCCGGGCAGGGTCGGCGTGGTGAGCCGCAGCGGGACGCTCACCTACCAGATCGTGAGCGAGCTGACCCAGCGCGGGATCGGCCAGTCGACCGCCGTCGGGATCGGCGGCGACCCGGTCATCGGCTCGGACTTCGTCGAGATCCTCAGGAAGTTCGAGGAGGACCCGGAGACCGAGTGCGTCGTGATGATCGGGGAGATCGGCGGCAACGCCGAGCAGCGGGCCGCGGAGTTCTGGAAGAGCGAGATGAAGACCCCCGTCGTCGCCTACATCGCAGGGTTCACCGCCCCGGAGGGCAAGACGATGGGACACGCCGGTGCGATCGTCTCCGGCGGCGAGAGCACGGCAGAGGCGAAGAGCCAGGCATTGCAGAAGGCTGGCATCAAGGCCGCGACCAACCCGACCGAGGTCGGCGAGCTGGTCGCCGGGATCGTGGGCTAG
- a CDS encoding NAD(P)/FAD-dependent oxidoreductase produces the protein MPERYDLIVVGAGPAGSSTAYHAAREGLEVLLIDRQGFPRDKPCGDGLMPHAASEISLMGLGDWLDEPHHGRFRGFSIYTESAFLKQSVPPTLNGVHGYTSRRIETDAKLLERAKEAGARFLPQTRATEPLRNSTGEITGVAAERDGETLRFSAPLVVAADGVGGFAAEGMKAHQNAVACRQYFRGIEGPDKDYLHVFVTRDMNEHGAGYGWVFHFGDGTANVGAGVSTRTIHKTGRNLKDFYERFIEEPRLKEWLKDAEPEGPPKSWSLKMGMWGARRHSQGMMSAGDAGSMIHPISGEGVGYAIESGRLAAAWAYEAHSRKDFSARLLRGYERQLLRRRGREHLSGYALVRLVPNLRLLEPLFKACEKHPGARKTLVEGFIGDVPIYRMLGHPGALAAALRGAVGGGKEGGRV, from the coding sequence ATGCCAGAGCGTTACGATCTCATCGTCGTCGGAGCGGGACCCGCAGGATCCTCCACCGCCTACCACGCGGCGAGAGAGGGGCTCGAGGTGCTCCTGATCGACCGGCAGGGATTCCCGCGCGACAAGCCCTGCGGCGACGGTCTCATGCCCCACGCCGCCTCGGAGATATCCCTCATGGGGCTCGGCGACTGGCTCGATGAGCCCCACCACGGCAGGTTCCGCGGCTTCAGCATCTACACCGAGAGTGCCTTTCTCAAGCAGAGCGTCCCTCCCACCCTCAACGGGGTCCACGGCTACACCTCCCGGCGCATCGAGACCGACGCGAAGCTCCTCGAGAGGGCGAAGGAGGCGGGAGCCAGGTTCCTGCCGCAGACCAGGGCCACCGAACCCCTCCGAAACTCCACCGGAGAGATCACCGGCGTCGCGGCCGAGAGAGACGGCGAGACGCTGCGCTTCTCTGCTCCGCTCGTCGTCGCGGCCGACGGCGTGGGAGGATTCGCGGCGGAGGGGATGAAGGCGCACCAGAACGCCGTTGCCTGCAGGCAGTACTTCAGGGGGATCGAGGGACCGGACAAGGACTACCTGCACGTCTTCGTCACCCGCGACATGAACGAGCACGGGGCGGGCTACGGCTGGGTCTTCCACTTCGGCGACGGTACGGCGAACGTAGGAGCGGGCGTCTCCACCCGCACAATCCACAAGACGGGCAGGAACCTCAAGGACTTCTACGAACGATTCATTGAGGAGCCGCGGCTGAAAGAGTGGCTCAAGGACGCCGAGCCCGAAGGGCCGCCGAAGAGCTGGTCTTTGAAGATGGGGATGTGGGGCGCCAGGCGTCACTCGCAGGGGATGATGAGCGCAGGGGATGCTGGCAGCATGATCCACCCGATAAGCGGCGAGGGGGTCGGCTACGCGATAGAGTCCGGCAGGCTCGCCGCCGCGTGGGCGTACGAGGCGCACTCGCGCAAAGACTTCTCGGCACGTCTCCTGCGCGGCTACGAGAGGCAGCTCCTCAGGCGCAGGGGCCGGGAGCATCTCTCGGGCTACGCGCTCGTCCGGCTCGTACCGAACCTGCGACTGCTCGAGCCGCTCTTCAAAGCGTGCGAGAAGCACCCCGGCGCCCGCAAGACGCTCGTGGAAGGGTTCATCGGGGACGTCCCGATCTACCGCATGCTGGGCCATCCCGGCGCGCTCGCTGCGGCGCTGAGAGGTGCGGTCGGGGGCGGGAAGGAGGGCGGACGTGTCTGA
- a CDS encoding DUF554 domain-containing protein codes for MGVGTAINVATVLAGGGIGTLAGGRFPPKMRETAMHAIGIVTLLVGVQDFLKYQNPLVPLISVIVGLLVGEWVDIDSWLRRLGDGLEARFSKGTSQVSRAFVTTSLLFCVGPMTILGSIEDGLRGDYSLLALKSVLDGIAALSFSSVLGWGVMLSAGTVLVVQGSITLGAGFLQEVVTKGMISATTATGGILIFGLGLGLLNLKEMRVANMLPALLVAPLLVAVSPVLHL; via the coding sequence GTGGGCGTAGGGACCGCCATAAACGTGGCCACCGTCCTCGCCGGAGGAGGGATAGGCACCCTGGCCGGGGGGCGTTTCCCGCCGAAGATGCGTGAGACGGCCATGCACGCCATAGGCATCGTCACCCTGCTCGTCGGTGTGCAGGATTTCTTGAAGTATCAGAACCCCCTGGTACCGCTCATCAGCGTGATCGTGGGGCTCTTGGTCGGGGAGTGGGTGGACATAGACTCCTGGTTGCGCCGGCTGGGGGACGGCCTCGAAGCCCGCTTCTCGAAGGGGACGAGCCAGGTCAGCCGGGCCTTCGTAACCACGAGTTTGCTCTTCTGCGTCGGCCCGATGACGATCCTCGGCTCCATAGAGGACGGCCTTCGCGGAGACTACAGCCTGCTCGCGCTCAAGAGCGTCCTCGACGGCATAGCGGCGCTCTCGTTCTCTTCCGTGCTCGGGTGGGGCGTGATGCTCTCGGCCGGCACCGTACTCGTCGTCCAGGGCTCGATAACCCTCGGTGCCGGGTTCCTGCAGGAGGTGGTGACGAAGGGGATGATCTCTGCGACCACAGCCACCGGCGGCATACTCATCTTCGGTCTCGGGCTCGGGCTTCTGAACCTTAAAGAGATGAGGGTCGCCAACATGCTCCCCGCACTGCTCGTCGCTCCTCTGCTCGTGGCCGTCTCTCCCGTGTTGCATTTGTAG
- a CDS encoding MaoC family dehydratase, producing MPEATPGFKRRLKEAFDAVSVGQTFTYRRTFTEGDVALFCDVTGDHNPYHQDEAFARESWYGRRTIPGLLTGSMLTHIGGMLGFLATEMHFEYLAPVFVGDTITCTVTVLEKDEERRRLSCGADFVNQDGVRVIRARFSGFPGQLRLAR from the coding sequence GTGCCCGAGGCGACGCCGGGGTTCAAGCGACGCCTGAAGGAAGCGTTCGACGCGGTGAGCGTCGGGCAGACGTTCACCTACCGGCGCACCTTCACCGAGGGTGACGTCGCCCTCTTCTGCGACGTCACGGGCGACCACAACCCCTACCACCAGGACGAAGCGTTCGCCAGGGAGAGTTGGTACGGCCGCAGGACCATCCCGGGGCTCCTCACCGGGAGCATGCTCACCCACATCGGCGGGATGCTCGGCTTTCTCGCCACCGAGATGCACTTCGAATACCTGGCGCCCGTGTTCGTCGGCGATACGATCACCTGCACCGTGACGGTGCTGGAGAAGGACGAGGAGCGGCGCCGCCTCTCGTGCGGCGCCGACTTCGTCAACCAGGATGGGGTTCGGGTGATCCGGGCGCGCTTCTCCGGTTTTCCAGGTCAGCTGCGCCTGGCGCGCTAG
- a CDS encoding DUF2630 family protein codes for MQSKVLRKIEELSEERERILSRESEHHATAADHARLKEIEHSLEVLWDLRRRELAGEDIDPDEDFYDQYDRYR; via the coding sequence ATGCAGAGCAAGGTCTTGAGGAAGATCGAAGAGCTCTCCGAGGAACGCGAGAGGATCCTCTCGCGCGAGAGCGAACACCACGCCACCGCCGCGGACCACGCCAGGCTCAAAGAGATCGAACACTCTCTGGAGGTCCTGTGGGATCTCAGAAGACGCGAGCTCGCCGGTGAGGACATAGACCCGGACGAGGACTTCTACGACCAGTACGACCGGTACCGCTAG